One window of the Candidatus Jettenia sp. genome contains the following:
- a CDS encoding metal-dependent transcriptional regulator, with translation MADTYQEEILELIWTIEEENDKVDKDVLLKKVDLPDAERHIKALVEESYITITNKKVQLTKKGRVDARLIIRRHRLAERLLHDVLEVKEDTMDSSACKFEHFLDEEVTASICTLLGHPVSCPHGKAIPSGDCCEKANKEIRPVVMPLTELRSGDEARISYIVTKYHQRLDKLSSMGLVPGVQIRLHQRQPTYVIQMGETQIALDSAIAQSIYVRLI, from the coding sequence ATGGCTGATACCTATCAGGAAGAGATTCTTGAGTTGATATGGACAATAGAAGAAGAAAATGACAAAGTCGATAAAGATGTATTACTGAAAAAAGTAGATCTTCCCGACGCAGAACGTCATATAAAAGCTCTCGTTGAAGAGAGCTATATTACGATAACCAATAAAAAAGTACAGCTTACGAAAAAAGGAAGGGTTGACGCTCGCCTGATTATCAGAAGGCATCGCCTTGCTGAAAGATTATTACATGACGTCCTGGAAGTAAAAGAAGATACCATGGATTCCAGCGCGTGTAAATTTGAACATTTCCTGGATGAAGAAGTCACGGCCAGTATATGCACATTGCTAGGTCATCCGGTAAGCTGTCCTCATGGAAAGGCTATCCCATCGGGTGATTGCTGTGAGAAAGCAAATAAGGAGATAAGGCCGGTTGTAATGCCATTAACAGAGTTAAGGTCCGGAGATGAGGCAAGGATATCCTATATCGTGACAAAATATCATCAACGGTTAGATAAGCTTTCATCGATGGGTTTAGTACCCGGAGTTCAAATCCGGCTTCATCAAAGACAACCAACTTATGTTATTCAGATGGGTGAGACACAAATTGCACTCGATAGTGCTATTGCACAAAGTATTTATGTTCGCCTTATTTAA
- a CDS encoding SoxR reducing system RseC family protein, whose product MEIRGKIVSIHGNSAEVCIILENKACGSCSTCPKKMGVQDIVQVAVIEGVHVGQEVVLRSNKNWFTKNTWIIIVITFVLGLIITEAISMVVSFGAYRKNIDILGASIITVIVSIIVWLKRPQYLFRIELTKRGKT is encoded by the coding sequence ATGGAAATAAGAGGAAAGATAGTATCCATTCACGGTAATAGTGCCGAAGTGTGTATTATCCTGGAAAATAAAGCATGCGGAAGTTGTTCTACATGCCCCAAAAAGATGGGTGTACAGGATATTGTGCAGGTAGCTGTGATAGAAGGAGTTCATGTTGGACAAGAGGTTGTATTGCGTAGCAATAAAAATTGGTTTACGAAAAATACATGGATTATTATAGTAATTACCTTTGTGCTGGGATTGATAATAACAGAGGCAATATCTATGGTCGTATCATTCGGTGCTTACCGTAAAAATATTGATATACTCGGGGCCAGTATTATCACGGTAATTGTTTCGATTATAGTATGGTTGAAGAGGCCGCAATATCTTTTTAGAATAGAGTTGACAAAAAGGGGAAAAACGTAG
- the pheA gene encoding prephenate dehydratase, whose translation MDIESLRREIDTLDSRIVELLNERARIVLKIGEIKKQNRAQVYVPNREQEVYFRITSQNKGPLTNECLMAVYRELMAGSLVLEKAIKVSYLGPEGTFSYFAARQKFGSSVEYIPTRGIDDVFRDVAGGRSDYGIVPVENSTEGGIRETLNMFVGFDVKICAEIILPIHHYLMANCAKEEIKKVYSKPQILSQCKNWLASNLPSAELVEVSSSAEAARMVKRALESENEGRYYAVIANAEMAQQYGLNILFKNIEDNPNNVTRFFVLGKEYSAPSGRDKTAVMCYIKNQAGALLEILEPFKTYHINLTNIESLPTRKNAWEYCFYLDFEGHASNEIVQKALKEISKRCFEIRILGSFPKCD comes from the coding sequence ATGGACATAGAATCTTTAAGAAGGGAAATTGATACCCTGGATTCGAGGATTGTGGAGTTATTGAATGAAAGAGCCAGAATTGTGCTAAAAATCGGTGAGATTAAAAAACAGAACCGTGCGCAGGTCTATGTCCCTAATCGGGAACAAGAAGTTTATTTTCGAATTACATCACAAAATAAAGGTCCTTTAACGAATGAATGTCTCATGGCTGTATACCGGGAATTGATGGCTGGTTCTCTGGTATTGGAAAAAGCAATAAAAGTATCTTATCTTGGTCCTGAAGGTACCTTTAGTTACTTTGCCGCCAGACAAAAGTTTGGTTCGTCTGTTGAGTATATTCCGACAAGAGGAATCGATGATGTTTTTAGAGACGTAGCGGGGGGTAGAAGTGATTATGGAATTGTGCCGGTTGAAAACTCTACAGAAGGTGGAATACGAGAAACATTAAATATGTTTGTGGGGTTTGATGTTAAAATATGCGCTGAAATTATTTTGCCGATTCACCACTATCTTATGGCAAATTGCGCAAAAGAGGAGATAAAGAAGGTATATTCTAAACCACAAATTCTCTCTCAATGTAAAAATTGGCTGGCAAGTAACCTTCCCTCTGCTGAATTGGTGGAGGTAAGTAGCAGCGCTGAGGCAGCCCGTATGGTTAAAAGGGCTTTAGAATCTGAGAATGAAGGACGATATTATGCTGTAATTGCTAATGCAGAAATGGCACAGCAGTATGGGCTTAATATTCTTTTTAAAAATATTGAAGATAATCCAAACAATGTGACCAGATTCTTTGTTCTTGGCAAAGAGTATAGTGCTCCGAGCGGAAGGGACAAGACAGCCGTGATGTGCTATATAAAAAATCAAGCAGGGGCATTATTAGAAATATTAGAACCTTTTAAGACTTACCATATTAATCTTACCAATATAGAATCTTTGCCCACAAGAAAAAATGCCTGGGAGTACTGTTTTTATCTGGATTTTGAAGGGCATGCGTCGAACGAGATAGTTCAGAAAGCGCTGAAAGAGATATCGAAAAGATGTTTTGAGATCAGGATTTTGGGGTCTTTTCCGAAATGCGACTGA
- a CDS encoding YicC family protein codes for MLKSMTGFGSAEYKDDACTMHIEIRSVNNRFLKIDSRLPDILQTFENEIERPIREKIVRGTVLLNINYHPLKQESEYTLNTDKLREYHKLLNDIKKEMGSRERVSINSLMLLPGIFLKGKKSPENADNILSLGVTLLNQALDKMLEMRAVEGKNLAKDIEQRKEFILSMLQKIEMRAPVVAQEYSKRLKNRTASLLAGTDIELTDSNLYREIAIFAERCDITEEINRLKSHLNQLHETLYSDEPTGRKIDFIVQEMFRETNTMCSKANDSILLKDLVDVKTEIEKIREQAFNIE; via the coding sequence ATGCTTAAAAGTATGACAGGATTTGGCAGCGCTGAATACAAAGATGATGCATGTACGATGCACATAGAAATCCGTTCAGTCAATAACCGGTTCTTAAAGATAGATTCACGATTACCAGATATTTTACAAACCTTTGAGAATGAGATCGAACGCCCCATCAGGGAAAAAATCGTTCGCGGTACGGTCCTTTTAAACATAAATTACCATCCTCTCAAACAGGAATCCGAATATACCTTAAATACTGATAAGTTAAGGGAATATCATAAGCTGTTAAACGATATAAAAAAAGAGATGGGTTCCAGGGAAAGAGTATCGATTAATTCCCTGATGTTACTACCAGGGATATTCCTGAAGGGAAAAAAGAGCCCGGAGAATGCGGATAATATATTATCCCTGGGTGTTACTCTCCTGAATCAGGCGCTCGATAAAATGCTGGAAATGAGGGCTGTGGAAGGGAAAAATCTTGCAAAAGATATTGAGCAAAGAAAAGAATTTATCCTTTCCATGCTCCAAAAGATTGAAATGAGAGCACCTGTGGTGGCCCAGGAATATAGCAAACGTTTAAAAAACAGGACAGCTTCATTACTGGCGGGAACTGATATAGAATTAACCGACAGTAACCTTTATCGGGAAATTGCTATTTTTGCAGAACGGTGTGATATTACCGAAGAGATTAATCGCCTTAAAAGTCATTTAAATCAACTGCACGAAACACTCTACTCGGATGAACCTACCGGCAGGAAGATTGATTTTATTGTTCAGGAAATGTTTCGTGAAACGAATACCATGTGCTCAAAAGCGAATGATAGTATACTGCTAAAGGATTTAGTGGATGTAAAAACAGAGATTGAGAAAATTCGTGAACAGGCATTTAACATTGAATAG
- a CDS encoding DNA translocase FtsK 4TM domain-containing protein — protein MGIKRFVQCTAAIILIAFTLFIFISFLSYSPNDPPFADYPGNNSVSNFCGKAGAFVAGYAMAGLGKTSYLIVILLALLGVSYLYRKDIEFLWVKIMGAVLLLFSVASLLTLTCYVSKKSLLSANLGGIFGLVITSRLYEYFSLTGTIIILASAFALSVMLILNVTPVSPFLSGAPKEKKIKRTSTNDAKMGKDAKMNSAEADNSQAKSIRTFRQSKENEIEDLSSMADNCIDEQPIPAPVREIKNEPLKLMSKFQKPRETKEIQETRKISHAEQHPEEEGVDAYAETTKKKDSSYTLPKLDLLEKPVAKQSEDDWDQITQRAHVLKNALEQFNIKSEVVEIERGPVITMYELELAPGTKVGKLVSLSDDLAIALKAPSVRIVAPLLGKSSIGVEVPNVQRKTVMLRELLDASDELRKKMAIPLLIGKDVAGNPVISDLAAMPHLLIAGTTGSGKSVCLNSIILSILFLRHPSDIQLLLVDPKMVEFSLFREIPHLISPVVTDMKKAAAVLEWAVNKMEERYALLASVGVKHINGYNRLGMAEIKKRLNPEGDASLDDVPFYLPHIVIVVDELADLMMVASKEVEGSVIRLSQKSRAVGIHLILATQRPSVDVITGLIKSNLPSRISFYVASKVDSRTILDQNGAEKLLGGGDMLFLPPGTSKLVRVQGAYVSDEEVRNVVEYLTKCAAPQFNPELKSWKGASDKDNRAKDNLYHEAVRIVLETQRGSVSLLQRRLEIGYSRAAKLIDLMADDGIVGEYKGSQAREVFLTLEEWDTQMAHADQEEMDNA, from the coding sequence ATGGGAATTAAACGTTTTGTACAATGCACTGCTGCGATTATTCTTATAGCCTTCACACTTTTTATTTTCATAAGCTTTCTCAGCTATTCTCCCAATGACCCTCCCTTTGCAGATTATCCCGGTAATAATTCTGTAAGTAATTTTTGTGGAAAAGCAGGGGCATTCGTTGCAGGATATGCCATGGCGGGTTTGGGTAAGACCTCCTACCTGATAGTCATCTTGCTGGCGCTGTTAGGGGTATCGTATCTTTATAGAAAGGATATAGAATTTCTTTGGGTAAAAATAATGGGGGCAGTTTTACTGCTCTTCTCGGTGGCCTCTTTGCTAACCCTGACATGTTACGTATCGAAGAAGTCCCTCCTTTCAGCCAATTTAGGGGGAATCTTTGGGCTTGTTATTACTTCCAGGCTCTATGAATATTTCAGTCTTACGGGTACTATCATTATTCTGGCATCGGCGTTTGCTTTATCTGTTATGCTCATCCTGAATGTTACTCCCGTCTCCCCATTTCTGAGCGGCGCGCCGAAAGAAAAAAAAATCAAACGGACTTCAACAAACGATGCTAAAATGGGTAAAGATGCTAAAATGAATAGTGCTGAGGCAGATAATTCTCAGGCAAAAAGTATCCGTACTTTTCGGCAATCGAAGGAAAATGAGATTGAAGATTTAAGTAGTATGGCGGATAATTGTATTGATGAACAGCCAATACCTGCACCGGTAAGAGAAATAAAGAATGAACCGCTCAAACTCATGAGTAAATTTCAAAAACCACGGGAGACAAAAGAGATTCAAGAAACCCGGAAGATCTCACATGCCGAACAACATCCCGAAGAGGAAGGGGTAGATGCTTATGCGGAAACTACGAAAAAAAAGGATTCTTCCTATACATTGCCGAAACTGGATCTGCTGGAAAAGCCTGTTGCAAAGCAATCGGAGGATGACTGGGATCAAATTACACAGCGTGCTCATGTTTTAAAAAATGCCCTTGAGCAGTTTAATATAAAATCAGAGGTCGTGGAAATTGAAAGAGGACCCGTTATTACCATGTATGAACTGGAACTAGCCCCGGGGACAAAGGTCGGTAAGCTGGTGAGTCTTTCAGATGATCTGGCAATCGCCCTGAAGGCGCCCAGTGTAAGGATTGTCGCTCCACTCCTTGGGAAGTCGTCCATTGGTGTGGAAGTTCCCAATGTACAAAGAAAAACCGTAATGTTACGGGAGTTGCTGGATGCGTCTGATGAACTCCGGAAAAAAATGGCCATCCCGCTCCTGATCGGTAAGGATGTTGCGGGAAATCCTGTTATATCAGACTTAGCCGCTATGCCTCATTTACTTATTGCCGGAACGACCGGTTCCGGAAAATCAGTTTGTTTAAATTCCATTATCTTAAGCATCCTCTTCTTACGACATCCCAGTGATATTCAGCTTTTGCTGGTAGACCCTAAGATGGTTGAATTTTCCTTATTTCGGGAAATTCCCCATTTAATAAGTCCGGTAGTGACAGATATGAAAAAAGCCGCTGCCGTGCTGGAATGGGCAGTAAATAAAATGGAAGAACGGTACGCCTTATTGGCGAGCGTTGGGGTAAAACACATCAATGGATATAACAGATTGGGAATGGCCGAGATCAAGAAACGTCTGAACCCGGAAGGTGATGCCAGTCTTGATGATGTGCCTTTTTATCTGCCTCATATTGTTATTGTCGTTGATGAGCTGGCTGATTTGATGATGGTGGCATCGAAAGAGGTGGAAGGCTCGGTAATTCGCCTTTCTCAGAAATCACGTGCTGTGGGTATTCATCTCATACTCGCAACACAACGGCCATCGGTCGATGTTATTACCGGATTAATTAAATCAAATCTACCCTCCAGGATATCATTTTACGTTGCTTCAAAAGTAGATTCGAGAACAATTCTCGACCAAAACGGGGCAGAGAAGCTGTTGGGAGGGGGAGATATGTTGTTTTTACCACCCGGAACATCAAAATTAGTACGCGTGCAGGGGGCATATGTAAGTGATGAAGAGGTACGGAATGTGGTTGAATATCTTACGAAATGCGCTGCACCACAGTTTAACCCGGAATTGAAGAGTTGGAAAGGTGCATCAGACAAAGATAATAGAGCGAAAGATAACCTTTACCATGAGGCAGTAAGGATTGTACTCGAGACGCAAAGAGGCTCTGTTTCTCTCTTACAGAGAAGGCTGGAGATTGGATATTCACGTGCTGCCAAATTGATTGATCTCATGGCAGATGA
- the secG gene encoding preprotein translocase subunit SecG produces the protein MVKAEKAFKWGIAIVIIFGILNAFYFLNLIIALKIALPILCVFLIGAILLQSGKGGGLAAIGGLGDQAAFGTRTSTFLTKVTYLIGAAFIVATIFLFKLSINMNVMHTKITQPASEAQHEHTHDHPGHEGHEGEHDHPGVPQAGNGRDTTSKFGMQNTAEEPVRPAHEQPISEGKAPGNQSPDTHPAGEGEQTSNVTEGPVAEEETKTGQNSGE, from the coding sequence ATGGTGAAGGCTGAAAAAGCGTTTAAATGGGGAATTGCAATCGTTATTATTTTTGGAATTCTCAATGCATTTTATTTCCTGAATTTAATCATTGCATTAAAGATTGCATTGCCTATTTTATGTGTATTCCTCATTGGAGCGATCTTGCTGCAATCGGGTAAAGGCGGGGGACTAGCTGCCATCGGCGGGTTGGGTGATCAGGCCGCCTTTGGTACGAGAACAAGTACATTTTTGACGAAAGTTACCTATCTTATAGGTGCCGCATTTATCGTTGCTACTATCTTTCTGTTTAAACTATCTATTAATATGAATGTTATGCACACAAAGATTACACAGCCAGCTTCTGAAGCACAACATGAGCATACCCATGATCATCCTGGCCACGAAGGGCATGAGGGGGAACATGATCATCCGGGTGTTCCTCAGGCAGGGAATGGTAGAGATACAACCTCTAAGTTTGGTATGCAAAATACTGCGGAAGAGCCTGTCAGACCAGCCCATGAACAACCCATATCGGAGGGTAAAGCGCCGGGAAATCAATCGCCTGATACCCATCCTGCCGGGGAAGGAGAGCAAACATCAAATGTCACAGAAGGGCCTGTTGCTGAAGAAGAAACAAAAACAGGACAGAATTCGGGTGAATAG
- a CDS encoding NYN domain-containing protein yields MVGGRVRGSQQRIGIFVDVQNMFYSAKALHQSKIDYSKLLLEVVGDRNLIRAIAYVVQKPDVDQSSFTDALSRLGYEIKSKELRLRPDGTAKGDWDMGIAIDSIAIAPKLDTVVLVSGDGDFVPLVEMLKAHGCRVEVVSFRRSTAVELISAATKYTAIEESMLFKEKKFQKNDIPSE; encoded by the coding sequence ATGGTAGGTGGACGAGTTAGAGGATCACAACAAAGGATCGGGATCTTTGTAGATGTCCAAAATATGTTTTATTCAGCAAAGGCGTTACACCAGTCAAAAATAGATTATAGTAAACTCTTATTAGAAGTTGTAGGTGATAGAAATCTTATTCGTGCTATCGCATATGTTGTACAAAAACCCGATGTAGACCAATCGAGCTTTACCGACGCGTTAAGTCGTTTAGGATATGAAATTAAATCGAAAGAACTTCGATTAAGGCCAGATGGAACAGCAAAAGGAGATTGGGATATGGGTATTGCCATAGATTCTATAGCAATTGCCCCAAAGTTAGATACTGTAGTATTGGTAAGTGGCGATGGAGATTTTGTGCCACTTGTGGAAATGCTAAAAGCGCATGGATGCCGGGTAGAGGTTGTGTCATTCAGGAGAAGCACAGCCGTTGAACTTATTAGCGCCGCCACAAAGTATACTGCTATAGAAGAATCTATGTTGTTTAAGGAAAAAAAGTTTCAAAAAAATGATATTCCAAGTGAATAA
- a CDS encoding L,D-transpeptidase family protein, with amino-acid sequence MKTIKNACMLIFCVCFLFISEGYRATFAVGIQQPVVSANPNPNQKSLLFAAKEADNVVIYRKDIIAHSAELKKELKTDEEGFKTVENTIIKNQEKPSLEVVHTYIKEGKKDEARNILSEIFMNKQIPEKQKEIKELLDKLNEELIFSPSSSSDAIVYTVQPGDVLAKIAKKFTTNYELIMRINSKPTTRLNIGERLKILTGKTKILVNKSDFTLTLLLNNHYVKQYRVCIGKDDKTPVGIFEVKNKMKEPTWYSPQGGVFPYGHKENILGTRWIGFKDKPNLYGFGIHGTTLPESIGTAASNGCVRMVNSDVEELYDFVTQDTEIIIQ; translated from the coding sequence ATGAAGACAATAAAAAACGCTTGCATGCTTATCTTTTGTGTGTGTTTTCTTTTTATATCTGAAGGCTATAGAGCTACTTTCGCTGTAGGGATACAACAACCGGTCGTGTCTGCAAATCCTAATCCTAATCAAAAATCACTTCTTTTTGCAGCAAAAGAAGCGGATAATGTTGTTATTTACAGAAAAGATATAATTGCTCATTCTGCTGAGCTGAAAAAAGAATTAAAAACAGATGAAGAAGGGTTCAAAACGGTTGAAAATACCATAATAAAAAACCAGGAGAAGCCGAGCTTAGAGGTTGTTCATACCTATATAAAAGAGGGAAAAAAAGACGAAGCAAGAAATATTCTCTCTGAGATTTTTATGAATAAACAAATACCGGAAAAGCAGAAAGAAATAAAGGAGTTATTAGACAAACTCAACGAAGAATTGATCTTTTCTCCTTCATCTTCCTCTGATGCTATCGTATATACAGTCCAGCCTGGGGATGTTCTTGCAAAGATTGCAAAGAAATTTACCACGAATTATGAATTAATCATGAGAATCAATAGCAAACCTACAACGAGATTAAATATAGGGGAAAGGTTAAAGATACTTACGGGAAAGACAAAAATACTTGTTAATAAGAGTGATTTTACCCTTACCTTGTTACTCAATAACCATTATGTAAAACAGTATAGAGTCTGTATAGGAAAAGACGATAAAACCCCTGTTGGAATATTTGAAGTAAAAAACAAGATGAAAGAACCTACCTGGTACTCACCACAGGGTGGGGTGTTTCCTTACGGGCATAAAGAAAATATTCTCGGTACACGATGGATAGGTTTTAAAGATAAACCCAATCTCTATGGTTTTGGGATTCACGGTACAACGCTTCCTGAATCAATTGGCACGGCAGCATCAAATGGTTGTGTGAGAATGGTAAATAGTGATGTGGAAGAATTATATGATTTTGTAACACAAGATACTGAAATCATCATTCAGTGA
- the tpiA gene encoding triose-phosphate isomerase, with protein sequence MNLTLKEGVAFAQSLRDNLSGKNEVLCGICPSFVSLRDIGKVLEGSGIYMAAQNVHSSENGAYTGEVSAPMVKETGCTHVLIGHSERRNIFGETDAFINAKIKAVLSVGLKPILCIGEKLNEREDGRTEYVIKNQLKDDLQGIRADEMKEFTIAYEPVWAIGTGKTALPEQANEVHSFIRSILAEKYGKYIAGNVYIQYGGSAKPENAYELLAQPEIDGLLVGGASIKLESFLHIIEAASNP encoded by the coding sequence ATGAACCTTACCCTGAAAGAAGGAGTGGCATTTGCCCAATCACTCAGAGATAACTTATCAGGTAAAAATGAAGTTCTGTGTGGAATTTGCCCATCCTTTGTTTCTTTGAGAGATATTGGTAAGGTATTAGAGGGTAGTGGTATCTATATGGCAGCACAGAATGTCCACAGTAGTGAAAATGGCGCATACACAGGTGAAGTTTCCGCCCCGATGGTAAAAGAGACTGGCTGTACTCATGTGCTTATAGGGCATTCTGAGCGGAGAAATATTTTCGGTGAAACTGATGCCTTTATCAATGCAAAAATAAAGGCAGTGCTGTCTGTCGGTTTAAAACCAATTTTATGTATTGGAGAAAAGCTAAACGAAAGGGAGGATGGAAGAACAGAATATGTGATCAAAAATCAATTAAAGGATGATTTACAAGGTATTCGGGCTGATGAAATGAAAGAATTTACCATTGCATATGAGCCTGTATGGGCAATTGGCACAGGGAAAACAGCTTTACCTGAACAGGCTAATGAAGTCCATTCGTTTATTAGAAGTATTTTAGCGGAAAAGTATGGTAAATATATTGCAGGTAACGTATATATCCAATACGGAGGAAGCGCCAAACCAGAGAATGCGTATGAATTGCTGGCACAGCCAGAAATAGATGGGCTTCTGGTTGGCGGCGCTAGTATTAAATTAGAATCTTTTTTACATATTATTGAGGCTGCATCGAATCCTTAG
- a CDS encoding phosphopantothenoylcysteine decarboxylase, producing the protein MSYHIVLGVTGSIAAYKAVEIVSSLIKQGNRVTVIMTSTAQRFVDPVTFRSISHNQVVTDLFIDNENYNPNHVSLGECADLIVVAPATANFIGKVISGIADDALTCTVMAAQCPVIIAPAMNDSMYGNPIVQENIKKLARLGYVFIEPEEGRLCTGQVGKGRLASLEKILDVIKGELAKGGR; encoded by the coding sequence ATGTCGTATCATATTGTTTTGGGTGTTACGGGAAGTATTGCTGCCTACAAGGCCGTTGAAATCGTGTCGAGCCTGATAAAACAGGGAAATCGCGTTACGGTAATCATGACATCAACCGCGCAACGCTTTGTAGACCCTGTCACTTTTCGCTCGATTTCACATAATCAGGTCGTAACAGACCTTTTCATTGATAATGAAAACTATAACCCTAACCATGTATCTCTTGGGGAATGTGCCGATCTTATCGTAGTTGCGCCAGCTACAGCAAATTTTATCGGTAAGGTCATATCCGGTATTGCTGATGATGCATTAACCTGTACCGTTATGGCAGCACAATGTCCGGTAATTATTGCACCGGCAATGAATGATAGTATGTATGGAAATCCTATCGTTCAGGAAAATATAAAAAAACTTGCACGTCTTGGATATGTATTTATTGAGCCGGAAGAGGGCCGGTTGTGTACAGGACAGGTTGGAAAGGGAAGATTAGCCTCTCTTGAGAAGATTCTTGATGTAATCAAAGGAGAGCTTGCCAAAGGGGGCAGATAG
- the gmk gene encoding guanylate kinase, producing MGKIVIISGPSGSGKTTVCKLLEKDPRIKKSISVTTRHPRHNEKNGESYYFVSPEEFESMIQKGELAEYATYCGYYYGTLLQPMEEALTKEIFYLLEIEVQGALKIKEKFPQAIAIFLLPPEKNTLHQRLIQRNTNTTNDIVCRLETADKELAYKDKYDYCVVNDTLDVTIYSIRKILNLT from the coding sequence ATGGGCAAAATAGTAATCATTTCAGGGCCGTCCGGATCAGGTAAGACAACAGTATGCAAACTGCTTGAAAAGGATCCACGGATAAAAAAATCCATATCAGTAACCACTCGTCATCCCCGTCATAATGAGAAAAACGGAGAGTCCTATTATTTTGTATCTCCTGAAGAATTCGAATCTATGATTCAGAAAGGTGAATTGGCAGAATATGCAACGTATTGCGGGTACTATTATGGAACTCTCCTTCAACCGATGGAAGAAGCTCTTACAAAAGAGATTTTTTACTTGCTCGAAATAGAAGTGCAGGGTGCATTGAAAATTAAGGAAAAGTTTCCACAAGCCATAGCAATATTTTTATTGCCACCGGAAAAAAATACCCTACACCAACGGTTGATACAAAGAAATACCAATACTACCAATGATATAGTATGCCGGTTGGAAACTGCTGATAAGGAGTTAGCATACAAAGATAAATATGATTACTGTGTGGTAAATGATACCCTGGATGTAACGATATATTCTATCCGTAAAATATTAAATCTGACCTGA
- a CDS encoding 50S ribosome-binding GTPase, with product MSQKAADIYKVALVGNPNVGKSVIFGLLTGKYVTVSNYPGTTVEVSKGICKGLDGSVEIVDTPGANSLIPLSEDELVARDMLLEEYDKHIVQVMDAKNLRRGLLITTQIAEMGLPVVLVLNMWDELLDRV from the coding sequence ATGTCGCAAAAAGCAGCAGATATCTATAAGGTTGCATTAGTAGGAAATCCAAATGTTGGAAAAAGTGTAATATTTGGTCTCCTGACAGGAAAGTATGTGACCGTATCCAATTATCCGGGGACAACGGTTGAGGTTTCTAAGGGCATTTGCAAAGGACTGGATGGCAGCGTAGAAATTGTAGATACGCCGGGAGCAAATAGTTTAATCCCGCTTTCAGAGGATGAGCTGGTAGCGCGCGATATGCTCCTGGAGGAGTATGATAAGCATATAGTCCAGGTAATGGACGCAAAGAATCTACGCAGGGGGTTATTGATTACCACGCAAATTGCGGAGATGGGGCTACCGGTAGTATTAGTCTTGAATATGTGGGATGAACTCTTAGACCGGGTATGA
- the rnc gene encoding ribonuclease III produces MNNHINPEKLNECQLAIGYCFHNTLVLEKALTHTSCRLENNLSNERLEFLGDAILGMIISDYLYKTLPQYSEGELTKIKSVVVSQATLARVSLEANLQDFLFVGKGLNDRNFLPKSLLANVFEAVIAAIYIDGGFEAAYNFTIKYLAKEIDIVCKNQHEKNYKSILQQYSQKEYGVTPSYRVLQQIGPDHGKSFEVIVLIKGNEYGRGWGKSKKEAEQSAAKETLNIFMPTPNLVSNNTSETCSTSETCM; encoded by the coding sequence GTGAATAATCATATAAACCCAGAAAAACTTAATGAGTGCCAATTAGCAATAGGATATTGTTTTCATAATACCCTGGTGCTTGAAAAAGCACTTACCCACACTTCTTGCCGGTTAGAAAATAATCTTTCGAATGAGCGACTAGAATTTTTAGGAGACGCTATATTGGGAATGATTATTTCCGATTACTTGTATAAGACGTTGCCACAATACAGCGAAGGAGAATTGACAAAGATAAAGTCTGTGGTGGTAAGTCAGGCGACACTTGCCCGGGTTAGTTTGGAAGCAAATTTGCAAGATTTCCTTTTTGTAGGAAAGGGTTTAAACGACCGGAATTTTCTTCCAAAATCCTTACTTGCGAATGTTTTTGAGGCAGTTATTGCAGCGATTTATATCGATGGAGGCTTTGAGGCAGCCTACAATTTTACAATAAAATATTTAGCGAAAGAGATTGATATTGTTTGTAAAAATCAACATGAGAAGAATTATAAATCTATTCTTCAGCAATACAGTCAAAAAGAATATGGTGTTACGCCCAGTTACCGGGTTCTCCAGCAAATTGGTCCAGATCATGGGAAATCATTTGAGGTAATCGTGTTAATAAAAGGTAATGAGTACGGCAGAGGATGGGGAAAAAGCAAAAAAGAAGCAGAACAATCAGCGGCAAAGGAGACCCTGAACATCTTTATGCCTACTCCGAACTTAGTTTCCAATAATACGAGTGAAACTTGTAGTACAAGTGAGACTTGCATGTAA